A single Nostoc sp. PCC 7107 DNA region contains:
- a CDS encoding Hsp70 family protein, protein MAIAIDFGTSNTVIARWNPVTQQAETLSLPGLSIQQSLNPPLIPSLVYVEEASQGKVLVGQQVRDRGLDIKGESRFFRSFKRGIGAEIQGFLPELDGQTVTFEQVGQWFLNQVIEQLAPLEGGLDSLILTVPVDSFEAYRHWLGTVCQSLPVEQVRMLDEPTAAALGYGLADQENLLVIDFGGGTLDLSLVSLDKGTQGNTKPIGFLLKWGNKSLAEDSKQKVKTARVLAKAGQNLGGTDIDNWVVDYFAKTQELAVSPLTTRLAEKVKIQLSTQNQASEVYFDDETFTSYELNLDRDNLENILKEHGFFERLDESMTNLLQQARRQGIELADINAVLLVGGTVQLPAVQTWVKQYFAPEKIRCEKTFEAIAQGALQLSQGVEIKDFLYHSYGIRYWDRRNQRHSWHPIIKSGQAYPMNQAVELFLGASVENQPSIELIIGELGADTGNTEVYFDGDRLITRRLDSGETTVKPLNDSAGARTIAQLTPPGYPGSDRVKILFQVDDQRFLRITVEDLLTNDTLLENQLVAQLS, encoded by the coding sequence ATGGCGATCGCAATCGATTTTGGAACTAGTAACACAGTCATAGCCCGTTGGAACCCCGTCACCCAACAGGCGGAAACGCTGAGTTTACCTGGGTTATCAATTCAACAAAGTCTCAATCCTCCACTGATTCCCAGCTTGGTGTATGTGGAAGAAGCTTCACAAGGTAAAGTTTTAGTAGGGCAACAAGTACGCGATCGCGGTTTAGATATCAAAGGCGAATCTCGATTTTTTCGCAGCTTCAAACGCGGTATTGGTGCAGAGATTCAAGGCTTTTTACCAGAATTAGACGGACAAACAGTCACCTTTGAACAAGTTGGACAATGGTTTCTCAATCAAGTGATTGAACAACTAGCACCTTTGGAAGGCGGCTTAGACTCCCTGATATTAACTGTACCCGTCGATAGTTTTGAAGCTTATCGCCACTGGTTAGGAACGGTTTGTCAAAGCCTCCCTGTCGAACAGGTGCGGATGTTAGATGAACCCACCGCCGCCGCCTTGGGTTATGGCTTGGCTGATCAAGAAAATCTCTTGGTGATTGATTTTGGTGGCGGTACTTTAGATTTATCTTTAGTCAGCTTGGATAAAGGCACACAAGGTAATACTAAACCTATCGGATTTTTGCTGAAGTGGGGGAATAAATCTTTAGCAGAAGACTCAAAGCAAAAAGTCAAAACAGCCCGTGTATTGGCAAAAGCTGGGCAAAATTTAGGCGGTACAGATATTGATAATTGGGTAGTTGATTACTTTGCCAAAACTCAAGAATTGGCGGTGAGTCCGTTGACAACAAGATTAGCCGAAAAAGTCAAAATTCAGCTATCAACCCAAAACCAAGCCAGTGAAGTTTATTTTGATGATGAAACATTTACTAGTTACGAATTAAATTTAGACCGTGATAACTTAGAAAATATCCTCAAAGAACACGGATTTTTTGAGCGCCTCGACGAGTCGATGACAAATCTGTTGCAGCAAGCACGCCGCCAGGGAATTGAACTCGCAGATATTAATGCAGTGTTGTTAGTTGGTGGAACTGTGCAACTACCAGCAGTGCAGACATGGGTAAAACAGTATTTTGCACCGGAAAAAATCCGTTGCGAAAAGACTTTTGAAGCGATCGCCCAAGGTGCATTACAGTTATCTCAAGGCGTGGAAATCAAAGACTTTCTCTACCACAGTTACGGGATTCGTTACTGGGATCGACGCAACCAACGCCACAGTTGGCATCCGATTATTAAATCAGGGCAAGCTTACCCGATGAATCAAGCTGTAGAGTTATTCTTAGGTGCATCTGTAGAGAATCAACCCAGCATTGAGTTAATTATTGGGGAATTAGGCGCAGATACAGGTAACACCGAAGTTTATTTTGATGGCGATCGCTTAATTACCCGCCGCCTCGATAGCGGTGAAACCACTGTTAAACCCCTGAATGATAGCGCAGGCGCGAGAACCATTGCTCAACTTACACCACCAGGATATCCGGGGAGCGATCGCGTGAAGATCCTCTTTCAAGTTGATGACCAACGCTTTCTACGCATCACCGTTGAGGATTTGTTGACAAATGACACCTTGTTGGAAAATCAACTCGTCGCCCAGTTGAGTTAA
- a CDS encoding PIN domain-containing protein produces MELEELKSLIRKGKIGAITLDTSVFDAQGLRLESGLIKQLEQFRDSSTKVIISEIVKEEVLSHITEKTKNAQRELEKSLKQAKDYWQLENREIENIKKLVFDRRDAQEITLERFSKFIDTTSLEVIEAQNYLIVSDLIQKYFQAKPPFSESGKKKSEFPDAIALKG; encoded by the coding sequence ATGGAACTAGAAGAACTGAAAAGTCTCATCAGAAAGGGAAAAATTGGAGCAATTACTCTAGACACTTCAGTTTTTGATGCTCAAGGTTTGAGGCTGGAATCTGGATTAATTAAACAATTAGAGCAATTTCGAGATAGTTCTACTAAGGTGATTATTTCTGAGATAGTGAAAGAAGAAGTATTATCACACATAACTGAAAAAACAAAAAACGCACAAAGAGAACTTGAGAAATCTTTAAAACAGGCTAAGGATTATTGGCAACTTGAGAATCGTGAGATTGAAAATATTAAAAAATTAGTTTTTGATAGACGTGATGCACAAGAAATTACATTAGAGAGATTTAGTAAATTTATAGATACCACATCTCTAGAAGTTATAGAGGCTCAAAACTATCTAATCGTTAGTGATTTAATACAAAAATATTTTCAAGCTAAACCACCATTTTCAGAATCAGGAAAAAAGAAAAGTGAATTTCCTGATGCAATCGCTCTGAAGGGGTGA
- a CDS encoding DNA adenine methylase has product MVSLPHPIQYQGSKRKLTSDILNFLPSKVERFIEPFAGTAAVSIAVAYNDISQNFWLNDLNKPLIELLELIVEKPEEIINAYADIWNTQNIDSISHYLEVREKFNHTNDPTLFLYLLARCVKGSVRYNSDGLFNQSPDKRRKGTQPNKMRKNIEGVSALLKGKCKFTYLDYREVLAEAKSSDFVYIDPPYQGVCGDKDSRYFSGINFDDFVLAIEQLNQRGVAFAISYDGKRGNKTFGIPLPKELRLKKLEIEVGRSSQATLLGREEITVESLYLSPNLLVEKSTGIESYINKAPKQLTHLKKHGKFSAVAR; this is encoded by the coding sequence ATGGTTAGCTTACCGCATCCAATTCAGTATCAAGGTAGTAAGAGAAAACTTACATCAGACATTCTCAATTTTTTGCCTAGCAAAGTTGAGAGATTTATAGAACCTTTTGCAGGAACAGCCGCAGTTAGTATAGCTGTTGCCTATAATGATATTTCTCAAAACTTCTGGCTTAATGATTTAAATAAACCGCTTATTGAACTGTTAGAGCTAATTGTAGAAAAACCAGAGGAAATCATAAATGCGTATGCAGATATCTGGAATACTCAAAATATTGACTCTATCAGCCATTACTTGGAAGTTAGAGAAAAGTTTAATCATACTAATGATCCAACGCTTTTTTTATATTTGTTAGCTCGATGCGTAAAAGGGTCTGTTCGTTATAACTCTGACGGTTTATTTAATCAAAGTCCGGATAAAAGACGAAAGGGAACTCAGCCTAATAAGATGAGGAAAAATATAGAAGGAGTTTCTGCTTTATTAAAGGGTAAATGTAAGTTTACATACTTGGATTATAGGGAAGTGTTAGCCGAAGCGAAAAGTAGTGATTTTGTCTATATAGATCCTCCCTACCAGGGTGTGTGCGGAGATAAGGATTCAAGATATTTTTCAGGAATTAATTTTGATGATTTTGTTCTAGCTATTGAACAATTAAATCAACGTGGAGTAGCGTTCGCCATTAGCTATGATGGCAAGCGAGGCAATAAAACTTTTGGTATTCCATTACCTAAAGAATTAAGGCTCAAGAAGCTCGAAATCGAAGTAGGTAGATCGTCACAAGCAACGCTACTAGGGAGGGAGGAAATAACAGTAGAGTCTTTATATTTGTCACCAAATTTACTAGTTGAAAAATCTACGGGGATAGAGAGCTATATTAACAAAGCACCGAAACAACTTACTCATTTGAAAAAGCATGGAAAATTCTCAGCAGTTGCCAGATGA
- a CDS encoding DUF29 domain-containing protein gives MGKAELYDQDFLEWTQQQAEYLKKGRWAELDVEHLVEELEALGRSEQRELSSYLQVLMMHLLKCQYQPEKRTQSWNNTLSNCRDKIQDCLEDTPSLQRFIQDIEWREKYYRRARRDAAKETQKPLEIFPTECPYTIDQILDPNFLSCSVS, from the coding sequence ATGGGTAAAGCAGAACTCTATGATCAAGACTTCTTAGAATGGACGCAACAACAAGCTGAATATTTAAAAAAGGGACGTTGGGCAGAATTAGACGTTGAACATTTGGTAGAGGAATTAGAAGCATTGGGGCGCAGTGAACAAAGGGAACTTAGTAGTTACTTACAAGTGCTAATGATGCACTTACTAAAATGTCAGTACCAACCTGAGAAAAGAACGCAAAGTTGGAATAATACACTTTCTAACTGTCGAGATAAAATTCAAGATTGTTTAGAAGATACACCAAGTTTGCAACGTTTTATTCAAGATATAGAGTGGAGGGAGAAATACTATCGACGTGCGCGTAGAGATGCTGCTAAGGAAACGCAAAAACCACTAGAAATATTTCCAACTGAATGCCCGTATACAATAGATCAGATTCTTGACCCAAATTTTCTCAGTTGTTCAGTTTCATAG
- a CDS encoding alpha/beta hydrolase, which translates to MIFLPQPATYQDNASILKVPVTDKQKISAVHLPNPRGEYTMLYIHGNAEDIGDVQPFLERLHQWGFSVFAYDYRGYGTSNGKPGESNAYQDAEAAYIYLTQQLKVPPKKIIVYGRSVGGGSAVDLATRHSVAGLILESTFTSAFRVVVPFPLLPFDKFSNLKKLPQVNCPILVMHGQADQTIPIQHGYTLYTAAPDPKMSLWVDGAGHDDFTWVANEQHRKSLAAFEQLIKKQNRK; encoded by the coding sequence ATGATTTTTCTGCCTCAGCCTGCTACTTATCAAGACAATGCCAGTATTTTGAAAGTACCCGTTACTGACAAACAAAAGATTTCGGCTGTGCATCTACCTAATCCCAGAGGAGAGTATACAATGCTCTACATCCACGGTAACGCCGAAGATATTGGTGATGTTCAGCCGTTTTTAGAACGTCTACATCAATGGGGATTTAGCGTTTTTGCCTATGATTATCGCGGTTATGGAACTAGCAATGGTAAACCTGGCGAATCAAATGCTTATCAAGATGCTGAAGCCGCATACATCTATCTCACACAGCAGCTAAAAGTACCACCGAAGAAAATTATTGTATATGGACGTTCTGTTGGCGGAGGATCAGCAGTTGATTTAGCAACTCGTCATTCCGTTGCTGGCTTGATATTGGAGAGTACATTTACATCTGCTTTTCGCGTTGTTGTACCTTTTCCCTTACTTCCCTTTGATAAGTTTTCTAACCTGAAAAAACTTCCGCAGGTTAACTGTCCAATCTTAGTTATGCACGGTCAAGCTGACCAAACTATTCCGATTCAGCATGGATATACACTATACACAGCCGCACCTGATCCTAAAATGTCATTGTGGGTAGATGGTGCAGGTCATGATGATTTTACGTGGGTTGCAAATGAGCAACATCGAAAAAGTTTAGCAGCATTTGAGCAACTAATTAAGAAACAAAATAGGAAATAG
- a CDS encoding metal ABC transporter permease, which yields MEFLLKPFQYEFFSRAVIVGMMAGLLCGVMGVYIITRRMSYIAHGLSHAILGGAVLSYVLGLNFYIGSGIWGFAAALLIQYLTGRKVYSDAAIGIVTTASFALGVAVISTYRKFSQNFEAALFGNVLGVSPTDLYFVTGVTIIILSLVFLFYRPLLFWCFDREVAQVHGVPVVAMDTLFALMLATLLVATLNVLGVTLIISAVVIPASIARLLSDRFGYIMIISGILGAAIAFVGIYLSYYLDIASGASVVLLSTLIFGCVLICKSIQSRRKRYIPPLSTQHYQG from the coding sequence ATGGAGTTTCTGCTCAAACCTTTTCAGTATGAATTTTTCAGTCGCGCCGTTATTGTTGGGATGATGGCGGGGTTATTGTGCGGTGTAATGGGGGTATATATCATTACGCGCCGGATGAGTTACATTGCTCATGGCCTTTCCCATGCCATTTTGGGCGGAGCGGTACTGAGTTATGTTTTAGGACTCAATTTTTACATTGGCTCTGGAATTTGGGGTTTCGCCGCAGCCTTACTCATTCAATATTTAACTGGGCGTAAAGTCTACTCAGATGCCGCAATTGGAATTGTGACAACTGCTAGTTTTGCTTTGGGTGTAGCCGTAATTAGTACCTATCGCAAATTTAGCCAAAACTTTGAGGCGGCTTTATTTGGTAATGTATTGGGTGTTTCCCCTACGGATTTGTACTTCGTCACTGGGGTAACAATTATTATTTTGAGCTTAGTATTTTTGTTTTACCGCCCTTTACTATTTTGGTGTTTTGATAGAGAAGTTGCACAGGTGCATGGCGTACCTGTGGTGGCGATGGATACGTTATTTGCCCTAATGCTGGCAACTTTGCTAGTAGCGACACTTAACGTTTTAGGCGTGACATTAATTATCTCTGCGGTTGTGATCCCTGCGTCTATTGCTCGACTGTTGAGCGATCGCTTTGGTTATATTATGATCATTTCCGGCATTTTAGGCGCTGCGATCGCCTTTGTGGGAATTTACCTAAGTTACTATTTAGATATTGCTTCTGGCGCTAGTGTGGTTTTACTGTCAACCTTAATTTTTGGCTGCGTACTAATTTGTAAAAGTATTCAAAGTCGGCGTAAACGCTACATCCCACCTCTTTCCACCCAACATTATCAAGGCTAA
- a CDS encoding metal ABC transporter ATP-binding protein, producing METILEIRNLTCGFQSQPVLTNVNLSLYPGQLSGLVGSSGSGKTTLIKAILGLVQPWTGEIWFRGKRLKPGTAPAKVGYVPQVETVDWNFPVTALEVVMMGRYRKQQFLPWSSRRDRIMAKALLERVGIAHVAHRPIGELSGGQQQRVFIARALVGEPEIVLLDEPTSSSDLRVQHELLHLLAELNQQGLTILLSTHDLNSVATHLPWVVCFNHSIIAQGEPSDVFTPAILKETFGAEMVVFHQSDRILIANAGTSLRHQMQDNLPDILRKVQSNHNGHKP from the coding sequence ATGGAAACAATATTAGAAATTAGAAACCTTACCTGTGGTTTCCAATCTCAACCAGTATTGACGAACGTCAATTTGTCCTTATATCCTGGACAACTGTCTGGTTTAGTGGGGTCTTCCGGTAGTGGGAAAACAACCCTGATCAAAGCAATATTAGGGTTAGTTCAACCTTGGACTGGGGAAATTTGGTTCCGAGGAAAACGCTTAAAACCAGGAACTGCACCAGCAAAAGTCGGCTATGTACCGCAGGTAGAAACGGTAGATTGGAATTTTCCAGTCACAGCACTAGAAGTAGTGATGATGGGGCGTTACCGCAAACAGCAATTTTTACCTTGGTCATCACGACGCGATCGCATCATGGCCAAGGCACTTTTAGAACGGGTAGGAATAGCCCATGTCGCTCATCGACCCATAGGTGAATTATCTGGCGGACAACAGCAACGAGTGTTTATCGCTAGGGCGCTAGTGGGCGAACCAGAAATTGTACTTTTAGATGAACCAACCAGTAGTTCAGATTTGCGCGTGCAGCACGAACTATTACACCTGTTAGCAGAACTTAATCAACAAGGTTTGACGATTCTGCTTTCTACCCATGACCTCAACTCTGTGGCGACTCATTTACCTTGGGTAGTGTGTTTTAACCACAGCATTATTGCCCAAGGAGAACCTAGTGATGTGTTTACACCTGCCATTTTAAAAGAGACTTTTGGTGCAGAAATGGTGGTTTTTCATCAAAGCGATCGCATTCTGATTGCTAACGCAGGTACTTCTTTACGCCATCAAATGCAAGATAATTTGCCGGATATTTTGCGAAAAGTGCAATCAAACCACAACGGACACAAGCCTTAA
- a CDS encoding metal ABC transporter substrate-binding protein codes for MKKSALLLILGLCLTACNAPQNAAVAPSPTENKATAQPVQNQTKSKLMVVTTVAPITNIVSNIAGDRTEITGIIPEGTDSHTFEPRPSDADLLSKANLIIVNGLRLEVPTEKLAKTSKPKETNIYELGNNTIKEAQWIFDFSFPKEKGDPNPHLWVNPKYAEAYAKLAATQLTQLDPEGKAYYEKNLNNYLQRLDALDKVSREVVASIPSKNRKLLTYHDSWAYWAREYGFEIIGAIQPSDFKEPSAQDVAKLIDQIRKTGVPAIFGSEVYPSKVEEQIAREAKVKIANTADDELPGTGSANAIENTNPQHTYIGMMANNLRIIAENLGGNPQLVDKLNTTNVVGPTATATTTTQ; via the coding sequence ATGAAAAAATCTGCATTGTTATTAATACTTGGTTTATGTCTCACAGCTTGTAATGCGCCTCAAAATGCAGCAGTAGCCCCCAGCCCCACGGAAAATAAGGCAACTGCACAACCTGTACAGAACCAAACCAAAAGCAAACTAATGGTTGTGACAACAGTTGCACCCATAACCAATATTGTGAGTAATATTGCAGGCGATCGCACTGAAATCACAGGCATTATTCCCGAAGGTACGGATTCTCACACCTTTGAGCCGCGTCCTAGTGATGCCGACTTACTCTCTAAGGCTAACTTAATTATCGTTAATGGACTCCGGTTAGAAGTCCCAACCGAAAAACTGGCGAAAACTTCCAAACCTAAAGAGACAAATATCTATGAACTAGGTAACAATACTATTAAGGAAGCTCAGTGGATTTTTGACTTTAGCTTTCCCAAAGAAAAAGGAGACCCCAATCCCCATTTATGGGTAAACCCCAAATACGCAGAAGCTTACGCTAAATTAGCCGCTACACAGTTAACACAGTTAGATCCCGAAGGGAAAGCATACTACGAAAAAAACTTAAATAACTACTTGCAGCGCCTGGACGCATTAGACAAAGTTAGCCGTGAAGTCGTAGCGAGTATTCCGTCCAAAAATCGCAAACTTTTGACATATCACGATTCTTGGGCTTACTGGGCGAGAGAATATGGCTTTGAGATTATTGGCGCAATCCAACCCTCAGATTTTAAAGAACCTTCCGCGCAAGATGTAGCCAAACTCATCGACCAGATTCGCAAAACTGGTGTACCGGCGATTTTTGGTTCGGAAGTCTACCCTAGCAAAGTCGAAGAACAAATTGCCAGAGAAGCGAAAGTTAAAATAGCAAACACGGCTGATGATGAATTACCTGGAACAGGATCAGCTAATGCCATCGAAAATACTAATCCTCAACATACTTACATTGGCATGATGGCGAATAATTTGCGGATCATTGCCGAAAATCTGGGGGGAAATCCCCAGTTAGTGGACAAGCTAAACACTACCAATGTCGTTGGCCCAACCGCAACAGCCACTACAACGACTCAATAA
- a CDS encoding lipid kinase yields MEADNWTQTRQRSLPVNSRALLLVNRHAREGEKRLIEATYYLDQLGFKLTEESTENPKHLSEIIRRYQHEVDLVIVGGGDGTLNAAVDGLVETQLPLGILPLGTANDLARTLAIPNSLAEACQIIAYGELRRIDLGWVNGKHFFNVASMGLSVKITQRLTKEMKRRWGIFAYVVTALKVIWESRPFSAEIKMKDQSFLVKTVQIAVGNGRYYGGGMAVVHDATIDDQRLDLYSLEIEHWWQIIPLLPAMRQGKHIRWRSVRALQGQKFEIYTRKPRPINTDGEITTYTPATFQVIPKAITVLVPPL; encoded by the coding sequence ATGGAAGCGGATAATTGGACACAAACACGGCAAAGGTCACTACCAGTAAATTCCCGCGCATTGCTATTAGTTAATCGTCATGCCCGTGAAGGAGAAAAGCGGTTAATAGAAGCAACTTATTATCTGGATCAACTTGGCTTTAAATTAACGGAAGAATCTACAGAAAATCCTAAACATCTTTCAGAAATTATTCGCCGTTACCAACATGAAGTCGATTTAGTAATTGTGGGTGGTGGTGATGGAACTTTGAATGCAGCAGTAGATGGCTTAGTAGAAACTCAATTACCTTTAGGAATTTTACCTTTAGGAACTGCAAATGATTTAGCCAGAACTTTAGCAATTCCTAATTCCTTAGCTGAAGCTTGTCAAATTATTGCCTACGGAGAATTGCGTCGGATTGATTTAGGCTGGGTAAACGGGAAGCACTTTTTTAATGTTGCCAGTATGGGGCTGAGTGTAAAAATTACGCAACGACTGACGAAAGAAATGAAACGTCGTTGGGGAATATTTGCTTATGTGGTGACTGCGTTAAAAGTTATTTGGGAATCTCGCCCTTTTAGCGCCGAAATTAAAATGAAGGATCAATCATTTCTTGTCAAAACTGTGCAAATTGCGGTAGGTAACGGTCGTTATTATGGTGGTGGTATGGCAGTGGTTCACGATGCCACTATTGATGATCAAAGGTTGGATCTCTACAGTTTGGAAATAGAACACTGGTGGCAAATTATACCTTTGCTGCCAGCAATGCGTCAAGGCAAGCATATTCGTTGGCGTAGTGTCCGGGCGCTTCAAGGACAGAAATTTGAAATTTATACTCGTAAACCACGCCCAATTAATACTGATGGGGAAATCACGACTTATACTCCGGCAACTTTTCAAGTTATACCCAAGGCCATAACTGTTTTAGTACCGCCACTTTAG
- a CDS encoding exopolysaccharide biosynthesis protein: protein MDLRFSQEIKSLLQRLSDHHLTLGDILTETAERGFSLVIALLVLPFLFPMPPGLAGPFGAACLLVSVQMIFGRRSPWLPKQIARYKFPRPFAQILLKNLQHLTKIVEKITRPRLKKIARNPVIWRLNGLCISWLTILLMLPIPFTNPIPTVGILLLAVATIEADGLLICIGYIITVVITSFFAFIGYSLWLAPGLLPAILK, encoded by the coding sequence ATGGATCTGAGATTTTCTCAAGAAATTAAATCCTTGCTGCAACGCTTATCTGATCATCACTTAACTTTAGGTGATATTTTGACAGAAACGGCAGAAAGAGGTTTCAGTCTGGTAATAGCCTTATTAGTTTTGCCTTTTTTGTTTCCCATGCCGCCTGGATTGGCTGGGCCTTTTGGTGCTGCCTGTTTACTAGTTTCTGTGCAGATGATTTTTGGCAGGCGATCGCCTTGGCTACCTAAACAAATCGCCAGGTATAAATTTCCGCGCCCGTTTGCCCAAATTCTCTTAAAAAATCTGCAACATCTCACCAAGATAGTCGAAAAAATTACTCGCCCTCGCTTAAAAAAAATAGCAAGAAATCCAGTAATTTGGCGGCTCAATGGACTATGTATTTCTTGGTTAACAATATTATTAATGTTACCAATTCCTTTCACCAATCCGATTCCCACTGTGGGAATTTTATTATTAGCAGTTGCCACAATTGAAGCAGACGGTTTGCTGATTTGTATTGGTTATATTATCACTGTTGTCATTACTTCATTCTTTGCTTTTATAGGCTATTCCTTATGGTTAGCGCCTGGGTTACTACCAGCAATTTTGAAATAA